In a single window of the Sphingosinicella microcystinivorans genome:
- a CDS encoding TonB-dependent receptor, with the protein MVPRTTLVAGVSVFAMLAATTAYAQESDDLDNGQVIVVTAQKREQRLIDVPMAVAVLGGEDLEQRGIDTVQDLSFAVPGLTMREDGPGSYTIFLRGLANQSGSGALVSMYLDEAPLSLSGYDQLSPVPLDFARVEVLKGPQGTLYGQGSAGGTIRFVTNDPDASRFEGKIEGEVFDVASGEIGTKLSGVLNFPLVQDQLALRIAGAYEQGGGWIDQPEAGIKNGNGTELINVRAKLLWTPSDSFRAEGMVQIHRADTKLGMGYEEPDRTVDVGPDRSKVMIPKEFDFDIYNLELRYDMGFAELVSATTYIEHSHQYPFTYIPRPGNYSYGIVEGNDDRWADADQFSQELRLTSSGGPFEWTLGAFYSKGDGKFLADYEYAYAPDGDLYEGGGVLYDDLYYFSKSSSKSYSLFADASYKLFDRLTIGAGIRYFKDKRTSLIEYAPGTGAEQRAKFDSVDPRVYVSYQYSDNGSIYANVAKGFRSGGFNAAPFAPYDPEKVYTYEIGTKGMTSDGTFSYDIAAFFTKYKDMVRRRLVIVEGQYLSESSNIGEVEVKGIELGAAVRPTTGLTFTASAAYLDSEIVATAATDQVNIAGDRTDYTPKFSITLGANYEFDWAADVPGFVRVDYSYRDKVTYIDRSSFLPSVLPQTSDDIGLLNARIGATFGMVGVELYGQNIANVNKAIDPYQGWANSNRTRPRVIGIKGSVSF; encoded by the coding sequence ATGGTTCCCAGAACAACACTCGTCGCAGGCGTTTCCGTATTCGCGATGCTGGCTGCGACAACGGCCTACGCGCAGGAGTCGGATGACCTCGACAACGGGCAGGTCATCGTCGTCACCGCCCAGAAACGCGAGCAGCGTCTCATCGACGTTCCGATGGCGGTCGCAGTGCTCGGCGGCGAGGATCTCGAACAGCGCGGCATCGACACCGTGCAGGACCTGTCGTTCGCGGTCCCCGGCCTCACGATGCGCGAGGACGGCCCCGGCAGCTACACGATCTTCCTGCGCGGCCTTGCCAACCAGTCCGGCTCCGGCGCGCTCGTCAGCATGTACCTCGACGAGGCGCCGCTTTCGCTCTCCGGCTACGACCAGCTGAGCCCGGTTCCGCTCGATTTCGCCCGCGTCGAGGTGCTGAAAGGCCCGCAGGGCACGCTCTACGGGCAGGGATCGGCGGGCGGCACGATCCGCTTCGTCACCAACGATCCCGACGCCAGCCGTTTCGAAGGCAAGATCGAGGGCGAGGTCTTTGACGTCGCCAGCGGCGAGATCGGCACCAAGCTGAGCGGCGTGCTCAACTTCCCGCTGGTGCAGGATCAGCTCGCGCTGCGCATCGCGGGCGCCTACGAGCAGGGCGGCGGCTGGATCGACCAGCCGGAAGCCGGGATCAAGAACGGCAACGGCACCGAGCTCATCAACGTCCGCGCCAAGCTGCTCTGGACGCCGAGCGACAGCTTCCGCGCCGAAGGCATGGTGCAGATCCACCGCGCCGACACGAAGCTCGGCATGGGCTACGAGGAGCCGGACCGCACGGTCGACGTCGGGCCGGACCGCAGCAAGGTGATGATCCCCAAGGAATTCGACTTCGACATCTACAACCTCGAACTCCGCTACGACATGGGCTTCGCGGAGCTGGTGAGCGCGACGACGTACATCGAGCACAGCCACCAGTATCCGTTCACCTACATCCCGCGGCCGGGCAACTATTCCTACGGCATCGTCGAGGGCAACGACGACCGCTGGGCCGATGCGGACCAGTTCAGCCAGGAACTGCGGCTGACGTCTTCGGGCGGACCCTTCGAATGGACGCTGGGCGCGTTCTACAGCAAGGGAGACGGCAAATTCCTGGCGGACTATGAATATGCCTACGCGCCCGACGGCGATCTCTACGAGGGCGGGGGCGTCCTGTACGACGATCTCTATTATTTCTCGAAATCGAGCTCCAAGTCCTACTCGCTGTTCGCCGATGCGTCGTACAAGCTGTTCGACCGGCTGACGATCGGCGCCGGCATCCGCTATTTCAAGGACAAGCGGACGAGCCTGATCGAGTACGCGCCGGGTACGGGCGCGGAGCAGCGCGCGAAGTTCGACTCCGTCGATCCGCGCGTCTACGTCTCGTACCAGTATTCGGACAACGGCAGCATCTATGCGAACGTCGCCAAGGGCTTCCGCTCGGGCGGCTTCAATGCCGCGCCGTTCGCGCCCTATGATCCGGAGAAGGTCTACACCTACGAGATCGGCACCAAGGGCATGACCTCGGACGGCACGTTCAGCTACGACATCGCGGCGTTCTTCACCAAGTACAAGGACATGGTGCGGCGGCGTCTCGTCATCGTCGAAGGCCAGTATCTCTCCGAATCGAGCAATATCGGCGAGGTCGAGGTGAAGGGCATCGAGTTGGGCGCCGCGGTGCGTCCGACGACGGGGCTCACCTTCACCGCGAGCGCCGCGTATCTCGACAGCGAGATCGTCGCGACGGCGGCGACCGACCAGGTGAACATCGCCGGCGACCGCACCGACTACACGCCGAAGTTCAGCATCACGCTCGGCGCCAACTACGAGTTCGACTGGGCGGCGGACGTGCCCGGCTTCGTGCGCGTCGACTACAGCTACCGCGACAAGGTGACGTACATCGACCGGTCGAGCTTCCTGCCGTCCGTGCTGCCGCAGACCTCGGACGACATCGGGCTGCTGAATGCCCGGATCGGCGCGACGTTCGGCATGGTGGGCGTCGAGCTCTACGGCCAGAACATCGCCAACGTGAACAAGGCGATCGACCCCTATCAGGGCTGGGCGAACTCGAACCGCACGCGGCCGCGGGTGATCGGCATCAAGGGCTCGGTCAGCTTCTGA
- a CDS encoding LysR substrate-binding domain-containing protein, protein MLERKVKGVNPPSRKSLPPFEALRAFDAVARLKGVRRAAQSLGRDHAVISRHLRTLETWTGTTLIERTSAGVVLTEAGIRYHEQVAMALDMLADATMELIRRGSEHRLHIWCMPGFALHWMSRRVGAFERLDPTVQIEIRPTDRSPDFGSHETDIDIRFVPTYGSPFALGPKLHHIELARVPIVAVASPEYLAASAPVEKPGDLLKHRLLHEDNFDSWVNWLSAHGIYDDIDLTGPKLWQGHLTLDAALHGRGVALANHLVAADDLASGRLVEIGKGLESFQPYSDGIYLFIARADRWDAPLIRRYRRWLKDAIAKSLSGNP, encoded by the coding sequence GTGCTGGAGCGTAAGGTCAAGGGCGTCAATCCGCCGTCGCGCAAGTCGCTGCCGCCGTTCGAGGCGCTGCGCGCATTCGATGCGGTCGCCCGCCTGAAAGGCGTGCGGCGCGCGGCGCAGAGCCTCGGCCGCGACCATGCCGTCATCAGCCGCCACCTGCGAACGCTCGAAACCTGGACGGGGACGACGCTCATCGAGCGCACCTCCGCCGGGGTGGTGCTGACCGAGGCGGGCATACGCTATCACGAGCAGGTGGCGATGGCGCTCGACATGCTGGCCGACGCGACGATGGAGCTGATCCGGCGCGGCAGCGAGCACCGCCTGCATATCTGGTGTATGCCCGGCTTCGCGCTGCACTGGATGTCGCGCCGCGTCGGCGCGTTCGAGCGGCTCGACCCGACCGTGCAGATCGAGATCCGGCCGACGGACCGCAGCCCCGATTTCGGATCGCACGAGACCGACATCGATATCCGCTTCGTGCCCACCTACGGCTCGCCCTTCGCGCTCGGTCCGAAGCTGCACCATATCGAGCTGGCGAGGGTGCCGATCGTCGCCGTTGCGAGCCCCGAATATCTCGCCGCGTCGGCGCCCGTCGAAAAGCCGGGCGACCTGCTGAAGCACCGGCTGCTTCACGAGGACAATTTCGATTCCTGGGTGAACTGGCTTTCCGCGCACGGCATCTACGACGACATCGACCTGACGGGGCCGAAGCTGTGGCAGGGGCACCTGACGCTCGACGCCGCGCTGCACGGGCGCGGCGTGGCGCTTGCGAACCACCTCGTCGCGGCGGACGACCTCGCGAGCGGACGGCTCGTCGAGATCGGCAAGGGCCTTGAGAGCTTCCAGCCCTACAGCGACGGCATCTATCTTTTCATCGCGCGTGCGGACCGCTGGGACGCGCCCCTCATCCGGCGCTATCGCCGGTGGCTGAAGGACGCGATCGCCAAGTCCCTTTCGGGCAACCCCTGA
- the gabT gene encoding 4-aminobutyrate--2-oxoglutarate transaminase, giving the protein MKTSNEVLTARAEAVARGVSHVTSVVCDRAQNAEIWDLEGRRYIDFAAGIAVCNTGHNHPDVKAAVIAQLDRFTHTSFNVAMYPQYVELAQRLNALVPGSGPRKTILVSTGAEAVENAVKVARVATGRSAVIAFSAAFHGRTMMTMALTGKVTPYKAGFGPFPAEVFHARFPDEAAGITVEDSIASIHDIFHEDVDPARVAAIIIEPVQGEGGFNIAPVALLQALRKLCDDHGILLIVDEIQTGFGRTGALFAHARAGIEADIVTMAKGIAGGYPLAAVTGRADLMDAAAIGGLGGTYAGSPVACAAALAVLGVIEREDLCARAEAIGQTIEARLVDLRARARKGVIGDIRRLGAMVAMELRSAEAPHAADPALTRALIAEAQKQGLILISCGTKGNVIRFLMPLTIPDAHLEEGLAILEQSLAALDVLSPRLANAS; this is encoded by the coding sequence ATGAAGACCAGCAATGAAGTTCTCACGGCCCGCGCCGAGGCCGTGGCGCGCGGCGTCTCGCACGTTACCAGCGTCGTCTGCGACCGCGCGCAGAACGCCGAGATCTGGGATCTCGAAGGCCGCCGCTACATCGATTTCGCGGCGGGCATCGCGGTGTGCAACACGGGCCACAACCACCCGGACGTGAAGGCCGCCGTGATCGCCCAGCTCGACCGCTTCACGCACACCAGCTTCAACGTCGCCATGTACCCGCAGTACGTCGAACTCGCGCAGCGCCTGAACGCGCTCGTGCCGGGCAGCGGCCCCCGCAAGACGATCCTCGTCTCCACGGGCGCCGAGGCGGTGGAGAACGCCGTGAAGGTCGCGCGCGTCGCCACGGGCCGCAGCGCCGTGATCGCCTTCTCCGCGGCGTTCCACGGGCGCACGATGATGACGATGGCGCTCACCGGCAAGGTGACGCCCTACAAGGCCGGGTTTGGCCCCTTCCCCGCCGAGGTGTTCCACGCGCGCTTCCCGGATGAAGCGGCGGGGATCACGGTGGAGGACAGCATCGCCAGCATCCACGACATCTTCCACGAGGATGTCGATCCGGCCCGCGTCGCCGCGATCATCATCGAGCCGGTGCAGGGCGAAGGCGGCTTCAACATCGCGCCCGTCGCGTTGCTTCAAGCGCTGCGGAAGCTCTGCGACGATCACGGTATCCTGCTCATCGTCGACGAGATCCAGACCGGCTTCGGACGCACCGGCGCGCTGTTCGCGCACGCCCGCGCCGGCATCGAGGCGGACATCGTCACGATGGCGAAGGGCATCGCCGGCGGCTATCCGCTCGCCGCCGTCACCGGCCGCGCCGATCTGATGGACGCGGCCGCGATCGGCGGCCTCGGCGGCACCTACGCGGGGTCGCCCGTCGCCTGCGCCGCAGCGCTCGCGGTGCTGGGCGTGATCGAACGCGAGGACCTCTGCGCGCGCGCCGAGGCGATCGGGCAGACGATCGAGGCGCGGCTCGTCGATCTGCGCGCGCGGGCGCGCAAGGGCGTCATCGGCGACATCCGCCGTCTGGGCGCGATGGTCGCGATGGAGCTTCGCTCCGCCGAGGCGCCGCACGCCGCCGATCCGGCGCTCACGCGCGCGCTGATCGCGGAGGCGCAGAAGCAGGGCCTGATCCTGATCTCCTGCGGCACGAAGGGCAACGTCATCCGCTTCCTGATGCCGCTGACGATCCCGGACGCGCATCTGGAAGAGGGCCTCGCGATCCTCGAACAGTCGCTCGCCGCGCTCGACGTGCTTTCCCCCCGGCTTGCGAACGCAAGCTGA
- a CDS encoding NAD-dependent succinate-semialdehyde dehydrogenase — MALPVSAAASALIARGLALGGSASRTFPVFNPANGVHVADVADGTADDMRAAIAKAKSAFPAWSTRTAKERGAILRRWHGLVVENADALAEILTLEQGKPLAEARGEILFGANFIEWFAEEAKRVYGDIVPAHAPDKRCLVLKQPVGVVGAITPWNFPSGMITRKVAPALAAGCTIVVKPAEDTPLSALALAVLAADAGLPENVMTVVTAARAAEVAGVLTASPDVRKLSFTGSTRVGKLLMRACADTVKKLSLELGGNAPFIVFDDADLDAAVAGAMATKFRNAGQTCVSANRIYVQSGVMEAFARKYAEAVRALNVGDGFETGTQIGPLINAAAVEKVDGLVQDAIGKGAAAVLGGGRHERGGNFYAPTILTGVRPEMEIAHAEIFGPVAPLTPFETETEVVARANDTPYGLAAYFWSRDVGRVFRVAEALEYGMVGANEVLTSNEGAPFGGIKESGIGREGSRYGIEDFIEIKYLALGGIAAAA; from the coding sequence ATGGCGCTGCCGGTCTCCGCGGCCGCATCGGCGCTGATCGCACGCGGGCTGGCGCTCGGCGGGTCTGCATCGCGCACGTTCCCGGTGTTCAACCCGGCAAACGGTGTGCACGTCGCCGATGTCGCGGACGGCACCGCCGACGACATGCGCGCCGCGATCGCGAAGGCGAAATCGGCCTTCCCGGCGTGGAGCACCCGCACCGCCAAGGAGCGCGGCGCGATCCTCCGCCGCTGGCACGGACTCGTCGTCGAGAACGCCGACGCGCTCGCGGAAATCCTGACGCTGGAGCAGGGCAAGCCGCTCGCCGAGGCGCGCGGCGAGATCCTGTTCGGCGCGAATTTCATCGAATGGTTCGCCGAGGAGGCGAAGCGCGTCTACGGCGACATCGTCCCCGCCCACGCGCCCGACAAGCGCTGCCTCGTGCTGAAGCAGCCGGTCGGCGTCGTCGGCGCGATCACGCCGTGGAACTTCCCGAGCGGTATGATCACGCGCAAGGTCGCCCCCGCGCTCGCGGCGGGTTGCACGATCGTCGTGAAGCCCGCCGAGGACACGCCGCTTTCCGCGCTCGCGCTCGCCGTGCTGGCGGCGGACGCAGGCCTCCCCGAAAACGTCATGACGGTCGTGACGGCGGCGCGCGCGGCCGAGGTCGCGGGCGTGCTGACGGCGAGCCCGGACGTGCGCAAGCTCTCCTTCACCGGCTCCACCCGCGTCGGCAAGCTGCTGATGCGCGCGTGCGCGGACACGGTGAAGAAGCTCAGCCTCGAACTCGGCGGCAACGCGCCGTTCATCGTCTTCGACGACGCCGATCTCGACGCGGCGGTCGCGGGCGCGATGGCGACGAAGTTCCGCAACGCCGGGCAGACCTGCGTGTCGGCGAACCGCATCTACGTGCAGTCCGGCGTCATGGAGGCCTTCGCACGGAAATATGCCGAGGCCGTCCGTGCCCTCAATGTCGGCGACGGCTTCGAAACCGGCACGCAGATCGGCCCGCTCATCAACGCGGCAGCCGTGGAGAAGGTCGACGGCCTCGTGCAGGACGCCATCGGCAAGGGCGCGGCCGCCGTGCTCGGCGGCGGGCGGCACGAACGCGGCGGCAATTTCTACGCGCCGACGATCCTCACCGGCGTCCGCCCCGAAATGGAGATCGCGCACGCCGAGATCTTCGGCCCCGTCGCGCCGCTCACGCCGTTCGAAACCGAGACCGAGGTCGTCGCCCGCGCGAACGACACGCCCTACGGCCTCGCCGCCTATTTCTGGTCCCGCGACGTCGGGCGCGTGTTCCGCGTGGCGGAGGCGCTGGAATACGGTATGGTCGGCGCCAACGAGGTGCTGACCTCGAATGAAGGCGCGCCGTTCGGGGGCATCAAGGAATCCGGCATCGGCCGCGAAGGTTCCCGCTACGGCATCGAGGACTTCATCGAAATCAAGTATCTTGCGCTCGGCGGAATCGCCGCGGCGGCCTGA
- a CDS encoding aspartate aminotransferase family protein: MLRNFADTAELQSVDAAHHVHSFADPKALAAKGARIITQGKGCYVWDNEGNRLLDGMAGLWCVAVGYGRQELVDIAARQMNELAYYNNHFGTSTPQMIELAEKIAGLTPEGLDHILFANSGSEANDTVVRLVRRYWMLRGKPTKQTFIGRDLGYHGSTLCAVALGGMSHMHGMAPEMLPGFAHIMHPHHYLLGDGLTREEFGLKAARALEDRILELGPDNVAAFIGEPLQGAGGVIDPPSTYWPEIQRICRQYDILLVADEVICGFGRTGEWFGSQYYGIAPDLMPMAKGLSSGYLPIAAVAVGSKVFDVLNEGGLLAHGFTYSGHPVACAVASANIDIIANEGLVERVREDVGPYFHQSLRQLADAHPLVGEVRGVGLVAALQLVRAKAPKTFFTAEEQASIHCREVLWDKGLIARAVGQAMVLSPPLVITRAEIDEMVGKMKAGLDATAAAFGVL; encoded by the coding sequence ATGCTCCGCAACTTCGCCGATACCGCCGAACTCCAGTCCGTCGACGCCGCGCACCACGTCCATTCCTTCGCGGACCCGAAGGCGCTCGCGGCAAAGGGCGCGCGCATCATCACGCAGGGCAAGGGCTGCTACGTGTGGGACAACGAAGGCAACCGCCTGCTCGACGGCATGGCGGGCCTGTGGTGCGTCGCGGTCGGCTACGGGCGTCAGGAGCTTGTCGACATCGCCGCGCGGCAGATGAACGAGCTCGCCTACTACAACAACCACTTCGGCACCTCGACGCCGCAGATGATCGAGCTCGCCGAGAAGATCGCCGGGCTGACGCCCGAAGGCCTCGATCACATCCTGTTCGCCAATTCCGGCTCCGAGGCCAACGACACCGTCGTCCGCCTCGTGCGCCGCTACTGGATGCTGCGCGGCAAGCCGACGAAGCAGACCTTCATCGGCCGCGATCTCGGCTACCACGGCAGCACGCTCTGCGCCGTCGCTCTCGGCGGCATGTCGCACATGCACGGCATGGCGCCCGAGATGCTGCCCGGCTTCGCGCACATCATGCACCCGCACCACTATCTGCTCGGCGACGGCCTGACGCGCGAGGAGTTCGGCCTGAAGGCCGCGCGGGCGCTGGAAGACAGGATCCTCGAGCTCGGGCCGGACAACGTCGCCGCGTTCATCGGCGAGCCGCTCCAGGGCGCGGGCGGCGTCATCGACCCGCCGTCCACCTACTGGCCGGAAATCCAGCGCATCTGCCGCCAGTACGACATCCTGCTCGTCGCCGACGAGGTGATCTGCGGGTTCGGCCGCACCGGCGAATGGTTCGGCTCCCAGTACTACGGCATCGCGCCCGACCTGATGCCGATGGCGAAGGGGCTGTCCTCCGGCTATCTGCCCATTGCCGCCGTCGCCGTCGGCAGCAAGGTGTTCGACGTGCTGAACGAGGGCGGCCTTCTCGCGCACGGCTTCACCTATTCGGGCCACCCCGTCGCCTGCGCGGTGGCGAGCGCCAACATCGACATCATCGCGAACGAAGGCCTCGTCGAGCGCGTCCGCGAGGACGTCGGCCCCTATTTCCACCAGTCGCTGCGCCAGCTCGCCGATGCGCATCCGCTCGTCGGCGAGGTCCGCGGCGTCGGTCTCGTCGCCGCGCTGCAACTGGTCCGGGCCAAGGCGCCGAAGACCTTTTTCACCGCCGAGGAGCAGGCCTCGATCCACTGCCGCGAGGTGCTGTGGGACAAGGGCCTCATTGCCCGCGCCGTCGGGCAGGCGATGGTGCTGAGCCCGCCGCTCGTCATCACCCGCGCGGAGATCGACGAGATGGTCGGGAAGATGAAAGCGGGTCTCGACGCCACCGCCGCCGCGTTCGGCGTGCTGTGA
- a CDS encoding peptide MFS transporter: MTTAVDAPCLPAQPAPREIWGQPRGLAYIAFTEAWERFSFYGMQALLVLYMAGHLLHPGNIEAVWGFAAFRGAIEAVTGPLSVQALASQIFGLYVGLIYFTPVLGGLLGDRVTGRKRAVLAGAGLMAIGHFLMAFEAAFLPALGSLILGAGLLKGNLAAQVGDLYEKNDSRRDGAFTIYCTAINVGATIAPLICGTLGELYGWHYGFGAAGIGMLVGIVIYLAGYRYLPPENAALARGDKPKLAHGDGRVITALLVVLAITALYWTAQAQVWNTYPLWVRDHVGRDILGWTVPVTWFQSLDLLAVLLLAPVMVVAWRKQAKRGTEPAELSKIAIGCTAFGTACLLLSMGEFTAGSGKVALIWPVAFHFLCAVGYLYVGPIALALVSRDAPAAVNAMMVGAYYLGIFIGGIGSGWLGRFYEPVGPFGFWMIHAAVVASGALFVLLLRTWLVRTLRSKTAG; this comes from the coding sequence ATGACCACCGCCGTCGACGCTCCCTGTCTGCCCGCGCAGCCTGCGCCCCGCGAAATCTGGGGCCAGCCGCGCGGCCTCGCCTACATCGCCTTCACCGAGGCGTGGGAGCGCTTCTCCTTCTACGGGATGCAGGCGCTGCTCGTGCTCTACATGGCGGGCCACCTGCTGCATCCCGGCAATATCGAGGCGGTGTGGGGCTTCGCGGCGTTCCGCGGCGCCATCGAGGCCGTCACCGGCCCGCTTTCGGTGCAGGCGCTCGCCTCGCAGATCTTCGGGCTCTACGTCGGGCTCATCTACTTCACGCCGGTGCTGGGCGGCCTCCTCGGCGACCGCGTGACGGGACGCAAGCGCGCCGTGCTGGCAGGCGCGGGCCTCATGGCGATCGGCCACTTCCTCATGGCCTTCGAGGCGGCGTTCCTTCCCGCGCTCGGTTCGCTGATCCTCGGCGCGGGATTGCTGAAAGGCAATCTCGCTGCGCAGGTCGGCGACCTCTACGAGAAGAACGACAGCCGCCGCGACGGCGCCTTCACCATCTACTGCACCGCCATCAACGTCGGCGCGACGATCGCGCCGCTCATCTGCGGCACGCTCGGCGAGCTTTACGGCTGGCACTACGGGTTCGGCGCGGCCGGGATCGGGATGCTGGTGGGCATCGTCATCTACCTCGCCGGCTATCGTTATCTCCCGCCGGAGAACGCGGCTCTTGCGCGCGGCGACAAGCCGAAGCTCGCGCACGGCGACGGCCGCGTCATCACCGCCCTGCTGGTCGTGCTTGCGATCACCGCGCTCTACTGGACCGCGCAGGCGCAGGTGTGGAACACCTATCCGCTGTGGGTGCGCGACCATGTCGGCCGCGACATCCTCGGCTGGACCGTGCCCGTCACCTGGTTCCAGTCGCTCGATCTGCTCGCGGTGCTGCTGCTCGCGCCGGTGATGGTCGTGGCCTGGCGCAAGCAGGCGAAGCGCGGCACCGAGCCGGCCGAGCTTTCCAAGATCGCCATCGGCTGCACCGCGTTCGGCACCGCCTGCCTGCTGCTCAGCATGGGGGAATTCACCGCCGGCAGCGGCAAGGTCGCGCTGATCTGGCCGGTCGCCTTCCATTTCCTCTGCGCCGTCGGTTATCTCTATGTCGGGCCGATCGCGCTCGCGCTCGTGTCGCGCGATGCGCCCGCCGCCGTGAACGCGATGATGGTCGGCGCCTACTACCTCGGCATCTTCATCGGCGGCATCGGCAGCGGCTGGCTCGGCCGCTTCTACGAGCCGGTCGGCCCGTTCGGCTTCTGGATGATCCACGCGGCCGTCGTGGCGAGCGGCGCGCTGTTCGTCCTGTTGCTGCGGACGTGGCTCGTCCGGACGCTCCGTTCGAAAACAGCCGGATAA
- a CDS encoding serine hydrolase domain-containing protein, whose protein sequence is MPPTMEQDLQHAEIRAEIRDAPADADAPVAALMVDVYSGRLMPDEQVRVFGQTERAFATRTVRRGAAVRALGTAPAAGLPEFPILANDTTYDLYDYMSRNRVAGLLVMQDDALVHEQYELGITAATRWLSMSMAKSVSTTLVGAAIRDGYIASVEDPLTRYLPELSGSGYDGVSIRALMQMTSGVQWDDTHTNPASERRRMLDLQIAQQPGAIMRYMAGLPRTSPPGTLWNYSTGETHVVGALVRAATGKWLADYLSERIWSRIGTEADAAWWLESPGGLEVAGSGLCATLRDYARFGRFILEGGVIDGEAALPEGWTAEATSARDIGGQRLDYGYMWWAVPARDGSLADGAFSARGIFGQYIYLNPARRIQIVVLSARSKPKGAEAILDNDFFNSVVEAIG, encoded by the coding sequence ATGCCGCCGACGATGGAGCAGGACTTGCAGCACGCCGAAATCAGGGCCGAAATCAGGGACGCCCCCGCCGATGCCGACGCCCCGGTCGCGGCCTTGATGGTCGACGTCTATTCCGGCCGGCTGATGCCCGACGAGCAGGTGCGGGTCTTCGGGCAGACCGAGCGCGCCTTCGCCACGCGCACGGTCCGCCGCGGCGCTGCGGTCCGCGCGCTCGGCACAGCTCCGGCGGCGGGACTCCCGGAATTCCCCATTCTCGCAAACGACACGACCTACGATCTCTACGATTACATGTCGCGCAACCGCGTCGCCGGGCTGCTCGTCATGCAGGACGACGCGCTCGTCCACGAGCAGTACGAACTCGGCATCACCGCCGCGACGCGCTGGCTTTCCATGTCGATGGCGAAGTCCGTCAGCACCACGCTCGTCGGCGCCGCGATCCGGGACGGCTACATCGCCTCGGTCGAGGACCCGCTGACCCGCTACCTGCCCGAGCTTTCCGGCAGCGGCTACGACGGCGTCTCCATCCGCGCGCTGATGCAGATGACCTCCGGCGTGCAGTGGGACGACACGCATACCAACCCCGCGTCCGAGCGGCGGCGTATGCTGGACCTCCAGATCGCGCAGCAGCCGGGTGCGATCATGCGCTACATGGCGGGCCTGCCGCGCACCAGCCCTCCGGGAACGCTGTGGAACTACAGCACGGGCGAGACGCACGTCGTCGGCGCGCTCGTGCGCGCGGCGACGGGGAAGTGGCTCGCCGACTATCTTTCCGAGCGCATCTGGTCGCGAATCGGCACCGAGGCCGATGCCGCGTGGTGGCTGGAATCGCCGGGCGGCCTCGAAGTCGCCGGGAGCGGCCTTTGCGCCACGCTCAGGGACTATGCACGCTTCGGCCGCTTCATCCTCGAAGGCGGCGTCATCGACGGCGAGGCGGCGCTGCCCGAAGGGTGGACGGCGGAGGCCACGAGCGCGCGCGACATCGGCGGCCAGCGGCTCGATTACGGCTACATGTGGTGGGCGGTTCCGGCCCGCGACGGCTCGCTCGCCGACGGGGCCTTTTCAGCGCGCGGCATCTTCGGCCAATATATCTACCTGAACCCCGCGCGCCGCATCCAGATCGTGGTGCTGAGCGCGCGGTCGAAACCGAAAGGGGCCGAAGCGATCCTCGACAACGATTTCTTCAATTCGGTGGTCGAGGCGATTGGCTGA